In the genome of Pieris rapae chromosome 6, ilPieRapa1.1, whole genome shotgun sequence, one region contains:
- the LOC110995729 gene encoding REPTOR-binding partner has translation MNIDFETMAVLEEESQNELSGAYGSTGASGPEGGERREGGKRGRRPGRKAQDKQDMKAKLERSRQSARECRARKKLRYQYLEELVADRERSVLALRKELEKFYTWNHELDQGRMPEGIEAVLQEIGVLKQEEKPSF, from the exons ATGAACATTGACTTCGAAACGATGGCTGTATTGGAAGAAGAGTCACAAAAT gaGTTGAGTGGTGCTTACGGCTCAACGGGTGCGTCGGGGCCAGAAGGGGGTGAGAGACGCGAGGGGGGTAAGCGCGGCCGAAGACCCGGGAGAAAGGCACAGGACAAGCAGGACATGAAGGCCAAACTTG AACGTAGTCGTCAGTCGGCCCGTGAGTGTCGCGCTCGCAAGAAGCTGAGATACCAATATCTGGAGGAACTGGTTGCCGATAGGGAGAGATCCGTTCTAGCGCTCCGAAAGGAACTTGAAAAG TTCTACACATGGAATCACGAGTTAGATCAAGGCCGAATGCCAGAAGGCATAGAAGCGGTCCTTCAAGAGATTGGGGTACTTAAGCAAGAAGAAAAACCtagtttttaa